The DNA window GCAAACTATTTACAAACTTTTAATGGACAGAATCTACTTAATATGGTAGATACTTTTGGATTGGTATTTCAAGGCCAGGCACTCCTGAATCAGGAAAACGCGGGAGACGGATATAATATCTTGTCTAACAAATCGGGAGCATTCGAAAATGCAGCTTTTGTAAAGGACAATATAAATTCTGGAACTTCAACCATGCTTCTGATCGGTAACTTGGCTCCGGGCGCGCCTACTCTGGAAGTAGATGCTTATGCCAATCAGGTTGCGGCTATGTTTTTTGGCTCGGTCAGTATTATTGATGGTACCGAAGCAAAGAATCGAGTATTTACTTCTGATTCTTTAGGTAATGGTTCTTGGAAAGATTTAAGTTCGCTAGGTGCTATTGGTGCTACTGGACCTACGGGTGCAGATGGAGCCAATGGGCCGGCAGGAGCAGATGGCGCTACAGGTGCAAACGGGAATGACGGAGCTACAGGCCCACAAGGTGAACCGGGCGCAACAGGTGCTACTGGTCCGCAAGGTGATATTGGCCCCATCGGTCCAACAGGTCCTAGTGGAGGTCCAATCGGCCCAACAGGCGCAGACGGAAATGACGGAGCTACAGGCCCACAAGGTGAACCGGGCGCTACAGGCGCTAATGGTAATGATGGAGCCACCGGTCCACAAGGAGAGGTTGGCCCTACAGGCGCTGATGGTCCAACAGGACCAGGAGGAGGAGCAACGGGTGCAACAGGCGCAAACGGGAATGACGGAGCTACAGGTCCACAAGGTGAACCGGGCGCTACAGGTGCCAATGGTAATGATGGAGCCACCGGTCCGCAAGGAGAAGTTGGCCCTACAGGCGCTGATGGTCCAACAGGACCAGGAGGAGGAGCGACGGGTGCAACAGGAGCAAACGGGAATGACGGAGCTACTGGCCCACAAGGCGAGCCGGGCGCTACAGGCGCTAATGGTAATGATGGAGCCCCCGGTCCACAAGGAGAGGTTGGCCCTACAGGCGCTGATGGTCCAACAGGACCAGGAGGAGGAGCAACGGGTGCAACAGGAGCAAACGGGAATGACGGAGCTACTGGCCCACAAGGCGAGCCGGGCGCTACTGGTGCCAATGGCAATGATGGAGCCACCGGACCGCAAGGAGAGGTTGGCCCTACAGGCGCTGATGGTCCAACAGGACCAGGAGGAGGAGCGACGGGTGCAACAGGGGCAGATGGTAATGACGGAGCTACTGGCCCACAAGGTGAACCGGGCGCTACTGGTGCCAATGGCAATGATGGAGCCACCGGACCGCAAGGAGAGGTTGGCCCTACAGGCGCTGATGGTCCAACAGGACCAGGAGGAGGAGCGACGGGTGCAACAGGGGCAGATGGTAATGACGGAGCTACTGGCCCACAAGGTGAACCGGGCGCTACAGGTGCCAATGGCAATGATGGAGCCACCGGTCCGCAAGGAGAAGTTGGCCCTACAGGCGCTGATGGTAACGACGGTGTTACTGGTCCTCAAGGAGATTTGGGTCCAACAGGAGCAAATGGTAATGATGGAGCCACCGGTCCACAAGGAGAGGTTGGTCCTACAGGCGCTGATGGTCCAACAGGGCCAGGAGGAGGAGCAACGGGTGCAACAGGCGCAGACGGAGCTACTGGTCCACAAGGTGAACCGGGCGCAACGGGTGCAAATGGTAATGATGGTGCCACCGGTCCTCAAGGAGAGGTTGGCCCAACAGGCGCTGATGGTCCTACAGGGGCAGGAGGAGGAGCAACTGGTGCAACAGGAGCAGACGGAAATGACGGAGCTGTAGGCCCTAAAGGAGATACCGGCGCTACTGGAGCTGATGGTAATGATGGAGCTGTAGGTCCAAAAGGAGATACCGGAGCTACGGGTGCCAACGGTAATGACGGTGCTGTTGGTGCAACAGGTGCTAATGGTAACGATGGAGCTGTAGGCCCTAAAGGAGATACCGGCGCTACAGGTGCCAATGGTAATGACGGTGCTGTTGGTGCAACAGGTGCTAATGGTAACGATGGAGCTGTAGGCCCTAAAGGAGATACTGGAGCTACGGGTGCTAATGGTAACGACGGTGCTGCCGGCCCAACTGGAGCTGATGGTAATGATGGAGCTGTAGGCCCTAAAGGAGATACCGGAGCTACGGGTGCGAATGGTAATGATGGCAATAATGGCCCACAAGGTATTACTGGACCGACAGGACCAATTGGCCCAACAGGCGGGGGATCCGCCAATTTGAGTGGAACAGAAAACTATATTATAAAATTCACGCCGGATGGTCAATCAGGGGGGAATTCTGTTATGTACGATGATGGAACTCACGTTGGAATCGGCACAACAAGCCCTTCTGCTTACTTGGATATTTATGAAACTACTATAGGCTCACTGACTGACCTGATTAATCTGGCGAATGACGGCGATGGCTTCAATATTGTATCCTACAAGACGGGGGTAGGTATCGCTAATAGTTTTGCAAAAGATAATGATACATCGGGATCATCTACCATGTATATTAGTGGCAATCTAGAGTTGGGAACCCCGACTTTGGAGGTTTATGCGGGCAATAATGAACTTGCCGCCTATTTAGGTGGTCAATTAAAGATTGTAGATGGCACTGAAGGAGAGAATAAGGTACTGACGAGTGATGCTGATGGTTTGGCTTCTTGGAAGGACTTAGAGGCTATTACAGGTAGTACGGTGGCTTTTAGCGCTGGAGACCAGATAGGCACTGGTGTTTTAGATCTCACCACAACACCAATGATTTTTGATTCGGTTTTCTATAACTTAGGAGGAGGTTATGATCCAAACACTGGGGAATTTACTGCACCAGTGACAGGATTGTATCATTTTGATGCTTCAATTTTGTGGGGATTCCCTCCAGTCTTCCCAGTTGCAGGGGGCTACTATGAGCTTGACTATTTAGTGAACGGCGTTGTTACAAATGTAGAGATTCAAACATTCGCCGCCGGTGAATGGAGCAATTTATCCAGATCTACTGATCTATATCTAAACGTGGGAGATATTGTGAGTGTTCAAATATTGCATAATAGTGGCACAGTAGAGGTTACAACACCGGATGCAGCTAATTCAACCTTCACAGGACATTTAATTCGTTAATCTGTAACTCAATTAAAACTAAAAAACAGTAGTTATGAAAAAGACAATAATCACAGCCCTTATTTCGGGAACCTTGTTTGTTTCCTATGGACAACAAAGAATTATAGGTGGCGAAACGAATACACCCAAATCAGCTCTATTACAAGAAGCTGCCAGGGTGAGGTTGCAATCAAGTACTGAAAGTCAGGCAAAGAGTACACAGATTCTTTCCAACGAGCAGCTAAAAGCGAAACAAGATGTCGCTGGCGCCGAGCGTTTAAGAGCTATGTCAGCGATGCAGAAAAAACAGAGCGGGAAAGCTACCATTTTGGAAATGAATCAATCAAAGGAGCATCATGCAGTTGCTCCCTTAACGCCAGAGCAAAACGAAGCACGAATTGCCCGGATGAATGCATATAAGGAAATGCAGGTAGCAAGAGAAAAGGCAAATACCTCTAAATTGAGCGTTCAACCACCATCTTCAAGTCCTAGAAGATCTTTAAGCCAGCCTTCGCGGCCGACTTCTATTCTGGAAAGAGGTGCAAAAAGTAAGTAAAAATCTAGTTCAGTAATTTATGAGAAGGAGCCGAAGTTTTGGCTCCTTTTTTTATTGATACAGGTTCTGTTGTCTATATTTTTGGAATTCTAAAAGGCACTGGTGAAAATTATTTGTAGCAGGAGTCAAGAAAAGTTTGTCCATTTGAAAAAACACCCTATTTTTACTCAAAATTAGATTATGAAGAAAATATACATTGCTATCACGGCGCTTTTTACAGCAGGTTTTTTGAATGCACAAATGCTTACTCCAACGGTAATTGCCAGTGCGGGTGGTTTTGCAACCGGTTCTGGATCCAATAATTTTACCTTATCTTATACGGTCGGCGAAATGACGATGGTTGAAACGTTTAACGCAAACGGCATTTGGTTGACTCAAGGATTTCAACAACCAAATGATCAGGTTACTGGTTTATTAGATTTAGTAGGAGATGGATTCGGTTCTTTTGTTGTTTATCCTAATCCTGCGGTAGATAATGTATGGTATGGTTTTGAACTTCCTGAAGCTGGAAGAGTTTCCATCGCTATGTACAACGCTATTGGTCAGAACATCGGTCAGCTATACCAAAGCAATTATGACAATGGGAAGATTGTTCAGCAGACAAACGTTTCTACTCTGGCTGCCGGTCTTTATATGTTGACCATGAATTTTACTTCTAACCGAGACAACAAGGAACACGTAATCACCAAGAAATTTCAGGTAATAAATTAATTCTTAAAGGTTTTTTTGTAATCAATCTGGACCCCGGAAGCAATTCCGGGGTTCTGTTTTTTTATGGAGTTACCGATTCCCGAATTTTTCCTTTAACAGGTTTTGCATGGCCTGCATTTCATCTCTGAGTTTGGCAGCGGTTAAGTAATCTGTCTCTTTAGAAGCCTCCAACATTTTTTTGCGTGTGTCATCAATGGACTTGGTAAGTTGTTCCGCAGTCATGTATTGAAGTACTGGTTCGGCTACTAAGCTCAGTTCTTCTTGTTCAATATAAGCATCGGGTGAGATACCCCGTATATCAAGTACTGAAGCCTGTTTCATGATTTCATCTCTCGACTTGAAAATTGTTTCTGGAGTGATGCCGTGCTCGGTGTTATACTTAATTTGCTTTTCTCTTCTCCGACTGGTTTCATCAATCGTTAACTGCATACTGTTAGTGATAGTGTCTGCATACATGATTACTTTGCCATTCACGTTTCGCGCAGCACGTCCGCTTACCTGTATCAGGCTTCGACGGTTGCGCAAAAAGCCTTCCTTATCTGCATCGAGAATCGCCACGAGAGAAACCTCAGGAAGATCTAACCCTTCTCTAAGTAAATTCACCCCAATAAGTACATCGAATTTACCTAGCCGTAAGTCTCGAATAATTTCTATGCGGTCCAGGGTGTGAACCTCGCTGTGAATATAACGGCACTTGACACCCACCCTTCCCAGATATTTATTCAGCTCTTCCGCCATCCTTTTGGTAAGAGTCGTTACTAAAACCCGCTCTTGTTTTTTGACGCACTCGTCAATTTCTTCAATCAAATCATCCACCTGATTCTGCGTTGGGCGTACTTCAATTGGTGGGTCAAGAAGGCCGGTTGGTCGTACTATCTGCTCAACAAATACTCCCTCGGTTTTCCCCATCTCATAATCGCCTGGTGTGGCACTTACATAAATGGTCTGATTGACTTTGGCTTCAAATTCATGGAAACTGAGCGGACGATTATCCAACGCAGAAGGAAGCCGAAACCCATATTCAACTAGATTCATTTTTCTACTGCGATCACCTCCGTACATACCACCAATCTGTGGCACGGTGACGTGACTTTCGTCTATCACCATCAAAAAATCATCCGGA is part of the Bacteroidota bacterium genome and encodes:
- a CDS encoding T9SS type A sorting domain-containing protein, coding for MKKIYIAITALFTAGFLNAQMLTPTVIASAGGFATGSGSNNFTLSYTVGEMTMVETFNANGIWLTQGFQQPNDQVTGLLDLVGDGFGSFVVYPNPAVDNVWYGFELPEAGRVSIAMYNAIGQNIGQLYQSNYDNGKIVQQTNVSTLAAGLYMLTMNFTSNRDNKEHVITKKFQVIN